The following are encoded together in the Pseudomonas xantholysinigenes genome:
- a CDS encoding LysR family transcriptional regulator: protein MSKRLVPSMTALQCFEAAARHLSFTRAAEELHLTQSAVSKQVAQLEEMLRHHLFLRIRRRLQLTPAGSLYLAEVNKILTQVDMSSRYVLTYGTQTEVLKVATQPSFGVRWLIPHLKGFGKRHPNIHLDIRNEMEPFALLQGSADVVFFYGQGTWPGATCVELFGEEVVPVCAPELLQGRTLPDASAVAELVLLQSTSRPQAWHEWFLEQGLHTDNSYHGPRFDTFYMALSAAQAGCGVALVPRYLVARELAEGSLVLAWDHAMRSNGAHYLAYAEHAAEVPKVRALVEWIREQLTA, encoded by the coding sequence ATGTCCAAACGCCTGGTTCCATCCATGACCGCCTTGCAATGCTTCGAGGCCGCCGCCCGCCACCTGAGCTTCACCCGCGCCGCCGAAGAACTGCACCTGACCCAGAGCGCGGTGAGCAAGCAGGTGGCGCAGCTCGAGGAGATGCTGCGCCACCACCTGTTCCTACGCATCCGCCGGCGCTTGCAACTGACCCCCGCCGGTTCGCTGTACCTGGCCGAAGTGAACAAGATCCTCACCCAGGTCGACATGTCCAGCCGCTACGTACTCACCTACGGCACGCAGACCGAAGTATTGAAAGTAGCCACTCAGCCGAGTTTCGGCGTGCGCTGGTTGATCCCGCACCTCAAGGGCTTCGGCAAGCGCCACCCGAACATCCACCTGGACATCCGCAACGAGATGGAGCCGTTCGCCCTGCTGCAGGGCTCGGCCGATGTGGTGTTCTTCTATGGCCAGGGCACCTGGCCGGGAGCGACCTGCGTGGAGTTGTTCGGCGAGGAAGTGGTGCCGGTGTGCGCGCCGGAGCTGCTGCAAGGCCGGACCTTGCCCGACGCCAGCGCCGTGGCGGAGTTGGTGCTGCTGCAAAGCACCTCGCGCCCGCAGGCCTGGCACGAGTGGTTCCTGGAGCAAGGGCTGCACACCGACAACAGCTACCATGGGCCGCGCTTCGATACCTTCTACATGGCCCTGAGCGCGGCGCAGGCCGGTTGCGGGGTGGCGCTGGTGCCGCGTTACCTGGTGGCCCGGGAGCTGGCCGAGGGCAGCCTGGTGCTGGCCTGGGACCATGCGATGCGCAGCAACGGCGCGCATTACCTGGCGTATGCCGAGCATGCGGCGGAAGTGCCGAAGGTGCGGGCGTTGGTGGAGTGGATTCGCGAGCAGCTTACGGCTTGA
- the amaB gene encoding L-piperidine-6-carboxylate dehydrogenase, whose translation MVAGLLERLGVAAAAYTQGDYPVHTPIDGSQIAAVKLLGKADTVARIDQAQQAFEAWRSVPAPRRGELVRLFGEVLRAHKADLGELVSIEAGKITQEGLGEVQEMIDICDFAVGLSRQLYGLTIASERPGHHMRETWHPLGVVGVISAFNFPVAVWAWNAALALVAGNAVVWKPSEKTPLTALACQALFEKALKAFGDAPAGLSQLVIGGREAGEALVDDPRVPLVSATGSTRMGREVGPRVAARFGRTILELGGNNAMILAPSADLDLAVRGILFSAVGTAGQRCTTLRRLIVHRSIKDEVVARVKAAYAKVRIGDPRKDNLVGPLIDKQSFDAMQGALAKARDEGGQVFGGERQLAEQHPNAYYVSPAIAEMPAQSEVVRHETFAPILYVLAYDDFEEALRLNNEVPQGLSSCIFTTDIREAERFQSASGSDCGIANVNIGTSGAEIGGAFGGEKETGGGRESGSDAWKGYMRRQTNTVNYSRELPLAQGIVFD comes from the coding sequence ATGGTTGCTGGATTGCTCGAGCGCCTTGGCGTTGCCGCCGCGGCTTACACCCAGGGTGACTACCCTGTTCATACCCCGATCGACGGCAGCCAGATCGCCGCCGTGAAGCTGCTCGGCAAGGCCGACACCGTTGCCCGTATCGACCAGGCCCAGCAGGCCTTCGAAGCCTGGCGCAGTGTGCCGGCGCCACGCCGTGGCGAGCTGGTGCGCCTGTTCGGCGAGGTGCTGCGCGCGCACAAGGCCGACCTCGGCGAGCTGGTTTCCATCGAGGCCGGCAAGATCACCCAGGAAGGCCTGGGCGAGGTGCAGGAAATGATCGACATCTGCGACTTCGCCGTTGGCCTGTCGCGTCAGCTGTACGGCCTGACCATCGCCTCCGAGCGCCCGGGCCACCACATGCGCGAGACCTGGCATCCGCTGGGCGTGGTCGGTGTCATCAGTGCCTTCAACTTCCCTGTGGCCGTGTGGGCGTGGAACGCCGCGCTGGCGCTGGTGGCCGGTAACGCCGTGGTGTGGAAACCGTCCGAAAAGACCCCGCTGACCGCCCTGGCGTGCCAGGCACTGTTCGAAAAGGCCCTGAAAGCCTTCGGCGACGCCCCGGCTGGCCTCAGCCAGCTGGTGATTGGCGGCCGTGAAGCCGGCGAGGCCCTGGTCGACGACCCGCGCGTGCCGTTGGTCAGCGCCACCGGCAGCACCCGCATGGGCCGCGAAGTCGGCCCACGCGTGGCGGCGCGCTTTGGTCGCACTATCCTCGAATTGGGCGGCAACAATGCCATGATCCTGGCGCCGAGCGCCGATCTTGACCTGGCCGTGCGCGGCATCCTGTTCTCCGCCGTCGGCACCGCCGGTCAACGGTGCACCACCCTGCGCCGGCTGATCGTGCACCGCTCGATCAAGGACGAAGTGGTTGCCCGGGTGAAGGCTGCCTACGCCAAAGTGCGTATCGGTGATCCACGCAAGGACAACCTGGTTGGCCCGCTGATCGACAAGCAGTCGTTCGACGCCATGCAAGGCGCGCTGGCCAAGGCTCGCGATGAAGGTGGCCAGGTCTTCGGTGGCGAGCGCCAGCTGGCCGAGCAGCACCCGAATGCCTATTACGTGTCGCCGGCCATTGCCGAGATGCCGGCGCAGAGCGAGGTGGTGCGCCACGAGACCTTCGCGCCGATCCTCTACGTGCTGGCCTATGACGACTTCGAAGAGGCCCTGCGCCTGAACAACGAGGTGCCGCAAGGGTTGTCGTCGTGCATCTTCACCACCGATATCCGCGAGGCCGAGCGCTTCCAGAGCGCCTCGGGCAGTGATTGCGGCATCGCCAACGTCAACATCGGCACCAGCGGTGCGGAGATTGGCGGGGCGTTTGGCGGCGAGAAAGAGACCGGTGGTGGCCGTGAGTCCGGCTCGGATGCGTGGAAGGGCTATATGCGCCGGCAGACCAATACCGTGAACTATTCGCGTGAGTTGCCGCTGGCGCAGGGTATCGTCTTCGATTGA
- the amaA gene encoding L-pipecolate oxidase, translated as MSELRQECLWEHVTQPSVAVQALAGEHKADVCVIGGGITGLSAAIHLLEQGKSVILLEAWKIGHGGSGRNVGLVNAGTWIRPDDVEATLGHKQGSRLNKVLGEAPDEVFAMIERLGIDCQAQHKGTLHMAHNATGIADLEARHQQWTRRGADVELLTGAQCQEYCGTDKISAALLDRRAGTINPMGYTQGLAAAVSRLGGTLFQQSAVEGLERDGDAWRVKTARGAVRADKVVISTGAYTEGDWSNLQKHFFRGYYYQVASKPLHGAAADKVLPHGQGSWDTRTVLSSIRRDEQGRLLLGSLGRVDNKPAWFVRSWADRIQSHYYPELGKVEWEMHWTGCIDFTPDHLMRLFEPAPGLVAVTGYNGRGNTTGTVIGRAFAEFLLKDDPDSLPIPFSPMRPVSAPSLRTAFYESGFSLYHAGQCLRVVL; from the coding sequence ATGTCCGAACTGCGTCAAGAATGTCTGTGGGAACACGTCACCCAGCCGAGCGTCGCCGTCCAGGCCTTGGCCGGCGAGCACAAGGCCGATGTTTGCGTGATCGGCGGCGGCATCACCGGCCTGTCCGCGGCGATTCACCTGCTGGAACAGGGCAAGTCGGTGATCCTGCTCGAGGCCTGGAAGATCGGCCACGGTGGTTCCGGGCGCAACGTTGGCCTGGTCAACGCCGGCACCTGGATTCGCCCCGACGACGTCGAGGCGACCCTCGGCCACAAGCAAGGCAGCCGCCTGAACAAGGTGCTCGGCGAGGCCCCGGACGAGGTATTCGCCATGATCGAGCGCCTGGGCATTGACTGCCAGGCCCAGCACAAGGGCACTCTGCACATGGCGCACAATGCCACCGGCATCGCCGACCTGGAGGCCCGCCATCAGCAATGGACGCGTCGCGGCGCCGACGTCGAGTTGCTCACCGGGGCGCAGTGCCAGGAATACTGCGGTACCGACAAGATTTCCGCCGCGCTGCTCGACCGCCGCGCCGGCACCATCAACCCCATGGGCTATACACAAGGCCTCGCCGCCGCCGTGAGCCGGCTGGGCGGCACGCTGTTCCAGCAGTCCGCGGTCGAAGGCCTCGAGCGCGATGGCGATGCCTGGCGGGTGAAGACCGCGCGTGGCGCGGTGCGCGCCGACAAGGTGGTGATCTCCACCGGCGCCTACACCGAGGGCGACTGGAGCAACCTGCAGAAGCACTTCTTCCGGGGTTACTACTACCAGGTGGCCTCCAAGCCCTTGCATGGTGCCGCCGCCGACAAGGTCTTGCCGCATGGCCAGGGCTCGTGGGACACCCGTACCGTGCTCAGCAGCATTCGCCGTGACGAGCAGGGCCGCCTGTTGCTGGGCAGCCTGGGGCGGGTCGACAACAAGCCGGCGTGGTTCGTGCGCAGTTGGGCCGACCGCATCCAGAGCCACTATTACCCGGAGCTGGGCAAGGTCGAGTGGGAGATGCACTGGACCGGCTGCATCGACTTCACCCCGGATCACCTGATGCGCCTGTTCGAACCGGCGCCGGGGTTGGTGGCGGTGACCGGCTACAACGGCCGCGGCAACACCACCGGCACGGTGATTGGCCGAGCGTTCGCCGAGTTCCTGCTCAAGGATGACCCGGACAGCCTGCCGATTCCGTTCTCGCCGATGAGGCCGGTGAGCGCGCCGTCGTTGCGCACGGCGTTCTACGAGTCGGGATTCTCGCTGTATCACGCGGGGCAGTGTCTGCGGGTGGTGCTGTAA
- a CDS encoding mechanosensitive ion channel family protein, with amino-acid sequence MLAFIQSYPLLLGTVLILLDLLLWQSITLQHRAWRIATRLVIFLLFSAVLLTTGMSPLQPAPWVDDVPRNLMATVLAIGWWLFAARTVTVVFGLLLVARGSHGGRLLQDVIGALIFLAAVVAAAAYVMQLPVKGLLATSGVMAIVIGLALQSTLADVFSGIVLNTTRPYQIGDAISIDGTEGKVVDIDWRATRLITSNSSLAVIPNSVAAKAKILNFSRPAEVHGVSINVVVPAKVRPQRVFDALEKTLQGTSLLLDKPAAKVAVKASTLESVEYEASGFIADMSRKTEVRNQLFDLAHRHLEASGVTWNTDLGAPVRSRQRELLDEVRVFRSLSNDERDALSQRMTTVEYLADQVILGIGERSEHVLLISRGVVLASVRDGERLIEGGRMGPGEVLGLEGLLDDEASPVEFRALSGCMLYRIDKEQVRGCLTESGDVKSALTKLQRFRRQKRESLLLQKPVAVKKGGFLSWLHK; translated from the coding sequence ATGCTGGCGTTCATCCAGTCATACCCGTTGTTGCTCGGCACCGTGCTGATCCTCCTCGACCTGCTGCTCTGGCAGTCGATCACGCTGCAACACCGGGCCTGGCGCATTGCCACGCGGCTGGTGATCTTCCTGTTGTTCAGCGCGGTGCTGCTGACAACGGGCATGAGCCCACTGCAACCCGCGCCCTGGGTCGACGATGTGCCGCGCAACTTGATGGCCACGGTGCTGGCGATTGGCTGGTGGCTGTTCGCCGCGCGCACGGTGACCGTGGTGTTCGGCCTGCTGCTAGTGGCACGGGGCAGCCATGGCGGGCGGTTGCTGCAGGATGTGATCGGCGCCTTGATCTTCCTCGCCGCAGTGGTGGCTGCGGCGGCCTACGTGATGCAGCTGCCGGTCAAGGGCTTGCTGGCCACCTCCGGGGTCATGGCGATCGTCATCGGCCTGGCGTTGCAAAGCACCCTGGCCGACGTGTTCTCTGGCATCGTGCTGAACACCACGCGGCCCTACCAGATCGGCGACGCGATCTCGATCGACGGCACCGAGGGCAAGGTGGTCGACATCGACTGGCGGGCGACCCGGCTGATCACCAGCAACAGCAGCCTGGCGGTGATCCCCAACTCGGTGGCGGCCAAGGCCAAGATCCTCAATTTCAGCCGTCCGGCCGAGGTGCACGGGGTGTCGATCAATGTTGTGGTGCCGGCCAAGGTACGGCCGCAGCGGGTGTTCGACGCGCTGGAAAAGACCCTGCAGGGCACCAGCCTGCTGCTGGACAAGCCAGCAGCCAAGGTCGCGGTGAAGGCCTCGACCCTGGAGTCGGTGGAATACGAGGCCAGTGGTTTCATCGCCGACATGTCACGCAAGACCGAAGTTCGCAATCAACTGTTCGACCTGGCCCACCGCCACCTGGAAGCCAGCGGCGTCACCTGGAACACCGACCTCGGCGCCCCAGTGCGCAGCCGCCAGCGCGAGCTGCTGGATGAAGTGCGGGTGTTCCGCTCATTGAGCAACGATGAACGAGACGCCCTGAGCCAGCGCATGACCACGGTGGAGTACCTGGCCGACCAGGTGATCCTCGGCATCGGCGAACGTTCCGAGCATGTGCTGCTGATCAGCCGCGGCGTGGTGCTGGCCTCGGTACGCGATGGCGAACGGCTGATCGAAGGTGGGCGCATGGGGCCTGGAGAGGTGCTGGGGCTGGAGGGTTTGCTGGACGATGAGGCTTCGCCCGTGGAGTTCCGTGCCCTGAGCGGCTGCATGCTGTATCGCATCGACAAGGAACAGGTGCGCGGTTGCCTGACCGAGAGTGGGGATGTGAAATCGGCGCTGACCAAGCTGCAGCGGTTCCGCCGACAGAAGCGCGAGTCACTGCTGCTGCAGAAGCCGGTGGCAGTGAAGAAAGGCGGGTTCCTCAGCTGGTTGCATAAATGA
- the ycaC gene encoding isochorismate family cysteine hydrolase YcaC — protein MNNFKYNRLNKDDAAVLLVDHQAGLLSLVRDIEPDRFKNNVLALADLAKYFNLPTILTTSFEQGPNGPLVPELKELFPDAPYIARPGQINAWDNEDFVKAVKATGKKQLIIAGVVTEVCVAFPALAALEEEFDVFVVTDASGTFNEMTRDAAHDRMSQAGAQLMTWFGVACELHRDWRNDVEGLAALFSNHIPDYRNLITSYNALTAGK, from the coding sequence ATGAACAACTTCAAATACAACCGCCTGAACAAAGACGACGCCGCCGTACTGCTGGTCGACCACCAGGCCGGCCTGCTGTCCCTGGTCCGCGACATCGAGCCGGACCGCTTCAAGAACAACGTCCTGGCCCTGGCCGACCTGGCCAAGTACTTCAACCTGCCGACCATCCTCACCACCAGCTTCGAGCAAGGCCCCAACGGCCCGCTGGTGCCGGAACTCAAGGAACTGTTCCCGGATGCCCCGTACATCGCCCGCCCAGGCCAGATCAACGCCTGGGACAACGAAGACTTCGTCAAGGCAGTGAAGGCCACCGGCAAGAAGCAGCTGATCATCGCCGGCGTGGTGACCGAAGTGTGCGTGGCCTTCCCGGCGCTGGCGGCCCTGGAAGAAGAGTTCGACGTATTCGTGGTCACCGATGCTTCCGGCACCTTCAACGAAATGACCCGCGACGCCGCCCACGACCGCATGAGCCAGGCCGGCGCGCAACTGATGACCTGGTTCGGCGTGGCCTGTGAGCTGCACCGCGACTGGCGCAACGATGTCGAAGGGTTGGCCGCGCTGTTCTCCAACCACATCCCCGACTACCGCAACCTGATCACCAGCTACAACGCCCTGACCGCCGGCAAGTAA
- a CDS encoding antibiotic biosynthesis monooxygenase, translated as MNDSTVVTLVIQHKVRAEALARYETWLRHTVGVARRQPGHLDVNVIRPDDGGRQFTTVVRFAEASQLQAWVDSAERQALVADVLPLLEEGDQPQVHDDPEFWFTPATTAVTPPPRWKQALLTYLVICPLTLLVPMLLAPLFERFPLLGARLPSNLLVNLCVILPVVFFIMPWVTRRCAGWLRR; from the coding sequence ATGAACGACAGCACCGTGGTCACGCTGGTCATCCAGCACAAGGTTCGCGCCGAGGCCCTGGCGCGCTACGAAACGTGGTTGCGCCACACCGTGGGCGTGGCCCGTCGGCAACCGGGGCATCTGGATGTCAACGTGATCCGCCCCGACGACGGTGGCCGCCAGTTCACCACCGTGGTCCGTTTTGCCGAGGCCAGCCAGTTGCAGGCCTGGGTCGATTCCGCCGAACGCCAGGCGCTGGTGGCCGATGTGCTGCCACTGCTGGAGGAGGGCGACCAGCCCCAGGTGCATGACGATCCGGAGTTCTGGTTCACCCCGGCCACCACGGCAGTGACGCCACCGCCGCGCTGGAAGCAAGCCTTGCTTACCTACCTGGTGATCTGTCCGCTGACCCTGCTGGTGCCAATGCTGTTGGCGCCACTGTTCGAGCGCTTCCCGCTGCTGGGCGCGCGGCTGCCGAGCAACCTACTGGTTAACCTCTGCGTCATCCTCCCGGTGGTGTTCTTCATCATGCCTTGGGTGACGCGTCGCTGTGCCGGCTGGTTGCGTCGCTGA
- a CDS encoding amidohydrolase — protein MTADLILFNGKLHTVDREKPTASAVAIKDGKFLAVGSDAEAMAHKGAATQIIDLKQRTVIPGLNDSHLHLIRGGLNYNLELRWEGVPSLTDALRMLKDQAERTPTPQWVRVVGGWNEFQFAEKRMPTLEEINQAAPDTPVFLLHLYDRALLNRAALRAVGYTKDTPNPPGGEIQRDKFGNPTGMLIARPNATILYATLAKGPKLPLEYQVNSTRQFMRELNRLGLTSAIDAGGGYQNYPDDYQVIQELANNDQLTVRIAYNLFTQKPKEELADFKNWTQKVKPGDGNDFFRHNGAGEMLVFSAADFEDFLEPRPDLPQTMEQELEPVVRHLVEQRWPFRLHATYDESISRMLDVFEKVNRDIPFNGLPWFFDHAETITPQNIERVRALGGGIAIQDRMAFQGEYFVDRYGAKAAEHTPPIKRMLDMGVPVGAGTDATRVSSYNPWTSLYWMVSGKTVGGLELYPEGLSRETALQLFTHGSAWFSSEQGKKGQIKVGQLADLAALSLDFFSVDEEAIKGIESVLTIVDGKVVYGAAEFDKLGPAQVPVLPEWSPVAKVPGHWRAGAPMVAALHQCVGPCGVHAHSHEKARHSSVPVSDYQGFWGALGCSCFAF, from the coding sequence ATGACCGCCGACCTCATCTTGTTCAATGGCAAGTTGCACACTGTTGACCGCGAGAAGCCCACCGCCAGCGCCGTCGCCATCAAGGACGGCAAGTTCCTCGCCGTGGGCAGCGACGCCGAAGCCATGGCCCACAAGGGTGCCGCCACGCAGATCATCGACCTCAAGCAGCGCACGGTGATCCCCGGCCTCAACGACTCGCACCTGCACCTGATCCGCGGTGGCCTGAACTACAACCTCGAACTGCGCTGGGAAGGCGTGCCGTCGCTGACCGACGCCCTGCGCATGCTCAAGGACCAGGCCGAGCGCACGCCGACCCCGCAGTGGGTGCGCGTGGTCGGCGGCTGGAACGAGTTCCAGTTCGCCGAGAAACGCATGCCCACGCTGGAAGAGATCAACCAGGCCGCGCCGGACACCCCGGTGTTCCTGCTGCACCTCTACGACCGTGCGCTGCTCAACCGCGCCGCGCTCAGGGCGGTGGGCTACACCAAGGACACGCCCAATCCCCCGGGCGGCGAGATCCAGCGCGACAAGTTCGGCAACCCCACCGGCATGCTCATCGCCCGGCCCAACGCCACCATTCTCTACGCCACCCTGGCCAAGGGGCCGAAGCTGCCGCTGGAATACCAGGTCAACTCCACCCGCCAGTTCATGCGCGAGCTCAACCGCCTCGGCCTGACCAGCGCCATCGATGCCGGCGGCGGCTACCAGAATTACCCGGACGACTACCAGGTGATCCAGGAGCTGGCCAACAACGACCAGCTGACCGTGCGCATCGCCTACAACCTGTTCACCCAGAAGCCCAAGGAAGAACTGGCCGACTTCAAGAACTGGACGCAGAAGGTCAAGCCGGGCGACGGCAACGACTTCTTCCGCCACAACGGCGCCGGCGAGATGCTGGTGTTCTCCGCCGCCGACTTCGAGGACTTCCTCGAACCGCGTCCGGACCTGCCGCAGACCATGGAGCAGGAGCTGGAGCCGGTGGTGCGTCACCTGGTCGAGCAGCGCTGGCCGTTCCGTCTGCACGCTACCTACGACGAGTCGATCTCGCGCATGCTCGATGTGTTCGAGAAGGTCAACCGCGACATCCCGTTCAATGGCCTGCCATGGTTCTTCGACCATGCCGAAACCATCACCCCGCAGAACATCGAGCGGGTCCGGGCACTGGGCGGTGGCATCGCCATCCAAGACCGCATGGCTTTCCAGGGTGAGTATTTCGTCGACCGTTATGGCGCCAAGGCCGCCGAGCACACTCCGCCGATCAAGCGCATGCTCGACATGGGCGTGCCGGTGGGGGCGGGTACCGACGCTACCCGGGTGTCCAGCTACAACCCGTGGACTTCGCTGTACTGGATGGTCAGCGGCAAGACCGTCGGCGGGCTGGAACTGTATCCGGAAGGCCTGAGCCGCGAGACCGCGCTGCAGCTGTTCACCCATGGCAGCGCCTGGTTCTCCAGCGAGCAGGGCAAGAAGGGGCAGATCAAGGTCGGCCAGCTAGCGGACCTGGCGGCGCTATCGTTGGACTTCTTCAGTGTTGATGAAGAGGCGATCAAGGGCATCGAGTCGGTGCTGACCATCGTCGACGGCAAGGTGGTGTACGGCGCTGCGGAGTTCGACAAGCTCGGCCCTGCGCAGGTGCCGGTGTTGCCGGAGTGGTCGCCGGTGGCCAAGGTGCCGGGGCATTGGCGTGCCGGGGCACCGATGGTGGCGGCGCTGCACCAGTGTGTCGGGCCGTGCGGGGTGCATGCCCACAGCCATGAGAAGGCGCGGCATTCCAGTGTGCCAGTGAGCGATTATCAGGGCTTCTGGGGGGCGCTGGGTTGTTCCTGCTTCGCGTTCTGA
- a CDS encoding LysR substrate-binding domain-containing protein, with translation MEDLNSLYYFTQVVEHGGFAPAGRALDMPKSKLSRRIADLEERLGVRLLHRTSRHCSLTEIGQAYYNRCLAMRVEAEGAAEIIERNRSEPRGLVRISCPTTLLNSWVGPMLTRYMLKYPQVELFIESTNRRVDLLHEGFDVALRVRFPPLENTDMVMKVLSNSTQCLVGHPSFREQLATGFDPQQLSELPSVHWGGAQREYQWELFQGEDMSRSLVIPHKPRMVTDDLFALRHFVVAGVGIAHLPRVAVREDLAAGRLVEMLPDWHPRCGIVHAIFPSRRGLLPSVRSLIDHLAEEFAISDMA, from the coding sequence TTGGAAGACCTCAACTCCCTCTACTACTTCACCCAGGTGGTCGAGCACGGTGGCTTCGCCCCGGCCGGGCGGGCGCTGGACATGCCCAAGTCCAAGCTCAGCCGGCGCATCGCCGACCTGGAGGAGCGCCTCGGCGTGCGCCTGCTGCACCGCACCAGCCGGCACTGCTCGCTGACCGAGATCGGCCAGGCCTACTACAACCGCTGCCTGGCCATGCGCGTGGAGGCCGAGGGCGCCGCCGAGATCATCGAGCGCAACCGCAGCGAGCCGCGCGGGCTGGTGCGCATCAGCTGCCCGACCACCCTGCTCAACTCCTGGGTCGGGCCGATGCTCACCCGCTACATGCTCAAGTACCCGCAGGTGGAGCTGTTCATCGAGAGCACCAACCGCCGCGTCGATCTACTGCACGAAGGCTTCGACGTGGCGCTGCGGGTGCGTTTCCCGCCGCTGGAGAACACCGACATGGTGATGAAGGTGCTGAGCAACAGCACCCAGTGCCTGGTCGGGCACCCGTCGTTCCGCGAACAACTTGCGACAGGCTTTGATCCGCAGCAGCTCAGTGAGCTGCCCAGCGTGCATTGGGGCGGTGCCCAGCGTGAATACCAGTGGGAGCTGTTCCAGGGTGAGGACATGAGCCGCAGCCTGGTGATCCCACACAAACCACGGATGGTCACCGACGACCTGTTCGCGCTGCGGCATTTCGTGGTGGCGGGCGTGGGGATCGCGCACCTGCCCAGGGTGGCAGTGCGCGAGGACCTGGCGGCGGGGCGGTTGGTGGAGATGCTACCGGACTGGCATCCGCGTTGCGGCATCGTGCATGCGATCTTCCCGTCGCGGCGGGGGTTGCTGCCGTCGGTGCGGTCGTTGATCGATCATCTGGCGGAGGAGTTCGCCATCAGCGACATGGCTTAG
- a CDS encoding PAAR domain-containing protein, which produces MNTRVSIFGKGQGLEGDLTSTGAICIASQARGKVGGRRWLLQGDKTTACPHCGEEGTLVNGETRWRQDGIPSVVDGTPVKCGCPPGSNYVIAQSQHQAAPQAATTPHPKQPRHDQRKGPRLRQRKPLPTPGPPSRRCRGASSQASTSSSVTAPLHSCS; this is translated from the coding sequence ATGAACACACGCGTCAGCATCTTCGGCAAAGGCCAAGGCTTGGAAGGCGACCTCACCAGCACTGGCGCCATCTGCATCGCCAGCCAGGCCAGAGGCAAGGTCGGTGGCCGCCGCTGGCTGCTGCAAGGCGACAAGACCACCGCCTGCCCTCACTGCGGCGAAGAAGGTACGCTCGTCAACGGCGAAACACGCTGGCGACAGGACGGTATCCCCAGCGTGGTCGATGGCACACCGGTAAAGTGCGGTTGCCCACCCGGCAGCAATTACGTCATCGCCCAATCACAACATCAAGCCGCGCCACAGGCTGCCACCACCCCCCACCCGAAGCAGCCACGGCACGACCAGCGCAAAGGCCCTCGCCTTCGCCAGCGCAAGCCTTTGCCAACTCCAGGTCCTCCGTCTCGGCGATGCCGGGGAGCCTCGAGCCAGGCTTCCACATCGTCCAGCGTCACAGCACCTTTGCACAGCTGCTCATGA
- a CDS encoding DUF6124 family protein, whose protein sequence is MKKIVPDPPLPDTRRHPFGKCDAGHPPLFAVNPNINAHDALVHVAEYLRSAYDVGYKALDHMDDTGKSLLWASLHAVEMAEGLTEAMLEGIESQSSN, encoded by the coding sequence ATGAAAAAAATCGTCCCCGACCCACCCCTCCCCGACACCCGCCGCCACCCCTTCGGCAAATGCGACGCCGGCCACCCACCGCTGTTCGCGGTCAACCCCAATATCAACGCCCACGACGCCCTGGTGCATGTCGCCGAGTACCTGCGCAGTGCCTATGATGTCGGCTACAAGGCCCTCGACCACATGGACGACACGGGCAAGAGTCTTTTGTGGGCCAGCCTGCATGCAGTGGAGATGGCCGAGGGGCTGACCGAAGCGATGCTCGAAGGTATCGAGAGCCAATCGTCCAACTGA